A stretch of the Equus caballus isolate H_3958 breed thoroughbred chromosome X, TB-T2T, whole genome shotgun sequence genome encodes the following:
- the TMEM187 gene encoding transmembrane protein 187, which yields MLCLESHLGFQMKPESGRALFHVAVASCLCAATVYAGLFQGVLVQVGYEHYAEAPVASLPALLAMPFNSLINVAYVLLGMYWLQRDASAPGRPVEVQRVRYMKDVFAGMALVYGPVQWLRIATQTCPAAVLDQWLTLPIFAWPVAWCLLLDRGWMPWGFLTIECLSLCSYGLALLHPWGFEVTLGVHIAATVGQALRAHRRYGSTSSGTYLALGVLSCLGFVVLKLYDRRLARWPLFQRLTGHFWSKVCDVLQFHFAFLFLTNLNTRQRLPPEGKMH from the coding sequence ATGCTCTGCCTTGAGTCACACCTAGGCTTCCAGATGAAGCCTGAGTCGGGGCGGGCCCTCTTCCATGTGGCTGTGGCCAGCTGCCTGTGCGCCGCCACCGTCTATGCGGGCCTTTTCCAAGGTGTCCTCGTCCAAGTGGGCTATGAGCACTATGCCGAAGCACCGGTAGCCAGCCTCCCCGCCTTGCTAGCCATGCCCTTTAACTCGCTCATTAACGTGGCCTATGTGCTCCTAGGAATGTACTGGCTACAGAGAGATGCCAGCGCGCCGGGGCGCCCCGTAGAGGTGCAGAGGGTTCGGTACATGAAGGACGTTTTTGCTGGCATGGCCCTGGTCTATGGCCCCGTTCAGTGGCTGCGGATCGCGACACAGACGTGCCCTGCTGCCGTGCTCGACCAGTGGCTCACCTTGCCCATCTTCGCATGGCCAGTGGCCTGGTGCCTCCTTCTAGACAGGGGCTGGATGCCCTGGGGCTTCCTCACCATCGAGTGCCTCTCCCTGTGCAGTTACGGCCTTGCCCTGCTGCACCCCTGGGGGTTCGAGGTCACGCTGGGTGTACACATCGCAGCcactgtgggccaggccctgcGTGCCCACAGGCGCTATGGCAGTACCTCCTCGGGAACGTacttggctctgggtgtgctctcCTGCCTTGGCTTTGTGGTTCTTAAGCTGTATGACCGTCGGCTCGCACGGTGGCCTCTCTTCCAGCGGCTCACAGGCCACTTCTGGTCCAAAGTCTGTGATGTGCTCCAGTTCCACTTTGCATTCTTGTTTCTAACAAATTTAAACACTCGCCAAAGACTTCCTCCTGAGGGGAAGATGCATTAA